One part of the Desulfonema ishimotonii genome encodes these proteins:
- a CDS encoding TIGR03960 family B12-binding radical SAM protein: protein MNIPCIQDILPLVEQPSRYLGSEINTVKKDLAQVRLRFALAFPDLYEIGTSHFGLQILYDILNRQEEIAAERVFAPATDMEARLRQAGLPVPTLESGVPLGSFDIVGFSLLYELNFTNVLTLLDLAGIPFLSSERDASHPMIIAGGPCTCNPEPVADFFDAIVIGDGEEVILEMARTWMAWQASGSSDREALLREWSRIRGVYIPAFFEAASDENGAQTLTPRFPDYTTVSRALVADLDRSPFPTRPVIPFGRPVHDRLRLELARGCTRGCRFCQAGMIYRPVRERAPETLLGLSDAAIAATGYEDISLLSLSTGDYGCIGHLMAALMARYEAEHVAISLPSLRAGTLTPELMELIKKVRKTGFTIAPEAGSQRMRDVINKNVTEQDIVDTVTDAFTAGWQVIKLYFMIGLPTETREDVEAIVELVKRLKQIRGPKGRKGKINVSVGTFIPKSHTPFQWCDQISLAESREKISWLRDQFRMPGVQFKWQNPEVSLLEGIWARGDRRLSGLLTAAYRRGCRFDGWSDHFRFDLWQAVMDENGVTPDAYTARRRDTDAPLPWDHIDTGVTREFLVREWENALAGGSTGDCRDGECNNCGVCDFDAIAPKVFSRNGSDPTDGAVTVSESQPPAGFKTLQVFYAKQGQARFFGHLEMVSIFLRAIRRAGIAVKYSQGFHPMPRVAFNDPLPIGMESRKEAFFITVADTVRPDTVVSGLNAGLPDGLSVSGCFLAPSKSARRPSGPVGYEVTLKNDVFDAVCLQAFEDRAEHMITRTSRKGKVRTLDLKEIVLTARLHSPVCLRLELINAPGKTLRPAGVLREIFGFSEETIRQATLIKL from the coding sequence ATGAACATACCGTGTATTCAAGATATCTTGCCGCTGGTGGAACAGCCCAGCCGCTATCTGGGCTCAGAAATCAACACCGTCAAAAAGGATCTGGCGCAGGTGCGGCTCCGCTTTGCCCTGGCCTTTCCCGACCTTTACGAAATCGGCACCTCCCATTTCGGGCTTCAGATTCTGTATGACATTTTAAACCGTCAGGAGGAGATTGCGGCAGAGCGGGTCTTTGCCCCGGCCACAGACATGGAGGCCCGTCTGCGTCAGGCCGGTCTGCCGGTGCCAACCCTGGAGTCGGGCGTTCCCCTCGGGTCGTTTGACATCGTCGGCTTCAGTCTGCTTTATGAGCTTAATTTCACCAATGTACTGACCCTTCTGGATCTCGCAGGCATTCCCTTTCTGTCATCGGAGCGGGACGCCTCCCATCCGATGATCATTGCGGGCGGCCCCTGCACCTGTAACCCGGAGCCGGTGGCCGATTTTTTCGACGCCATCGTCATCGGGGACGGGGAAGAGGTGATCCTTGAGATGGCCCGGACCTGGATGGCGTGGCAGGCGTCCGGCAGCAGTGACCGGGAGGCGCTGCTCAGGGAATGGTCGCGCATCCGGGGCGTCTACATCCCGGCCTTTTTTGAGGCCGCTTCTGATGAAAACGGGGCGCAGACCCTGACCCCGCGTTTTCCGGACTATACCACGGTGTCGCGTGCCCTGGTGGCCGACCTGGACCGCTCCCCTTTTCCGACAAGGCCGGTGATCCCCTTTGGCAGACCGGTCCATGACCGGCTCCGGCTGGAACTGGCCAGGGGGTGTACGCGGGGATGCCGGTTCTGTCAGGCCGGAATGATCTACCGGCCGGTGCGGGAACGCGCCCCGGAGACCCTGCTGGGCCTCTCGGACGCGGCCATTGCCGCAACCGGATACGAGGATATCTCCCTTCTCTCCCTCAGCACCGGGGATTATGGCTGTATTGGCCACCTCATGGCGGCTCTGATGGCCCGTTACGAGGCCGAACATGTGGCGATATCCCTGCCCTCGCTCCGGGCCGGAACCCTGACGCCGGAGCTGATGGAACTGATCAAAAAGGTTCGCAAAACCGGGTTTACCATTGCGCCGGAGGCCGGAAGCCAGCGGATGCGGGACGTGATCAACAAGAACGTGACCGAACAGGATATTGTGGACACGGTGACGGACGCCTTTACGGCCGGATGGCAGGTGATCAAGCTCTATTTTATGATCGGCCTGCCCACGGAAACCCGTGAGGATGTGGAGGCCATCGTGGAACTGGTAAAGCGGCTGAAACAGATCAGAGGGCCAAAGGGGCGGAAGGGAAAGATCAACGTCAGCGTCGGCACCTTTATTCCCAAATCCCACACCCCGTTTCAGTGGTGTGACCAGATTTCCCTGGCCGAGTCCAGAGAGAAGATCAGCTGGCTCCGGGACCAGTTCCGGATGCCGGGGGTTCAGTTCAAGTGGCAGAACCCGGAGGTCAGCCTGCTGGAGGGCATATGGGCCAGGGGGGACCGGCGTCTCTCCGGCCTGCTGACGGCGGCCTACCGCAGGGGATGCCGCTTTGACGGGTGGAGCGATCATTTCCGCTTTGACCTGTGGCAGGCGGTCATGGACGAAAACGGCGTGACCCCGGACGCCTACACCGCCCGGAGGCGGGATACGGATGCCCCGCTGCCCTGGGACCACATTGATACCGGCGTGACCCGCGAGTTCCTGGTCAGAGAGTGGGAGAATGCCCTGGCCGGCGGTTCCACCGGGGACTGCCGGGACGGCGAGTGCAACAACTGCGGCGTCTGTGACTTTGACGCCATTGCCCCGAAGGTCTTCAGCCGGAACGGGAGCGATCCGACGGACGGGGCGGTGACAGTTTCCGAAAGCCAGCCCCCTGCCGGGTTCAAGACCCTTCAGGTTTTTTACGCCAAACAGGGACAGGCCCGGTTTTTCGGCCATCTGGAGATGGTGAGCATTTTTCTCCGGGCCATCCGGCGGGCCGGGATTGCGGTGAAATACTCCCAGGGGTTTCACCCCATGCCCAGAGTCGCCTTCAACGACCCCCTGCCCATCGGCATGGAAAGCCGCAAAGAGGCCTTTTTTATCACCGTGGCTGACACCGTCCGTCCGGATACGGTGGTCTCCGGCCTGAATGCAGGCCTGCCGGACGGTCTGAGCGTCAGCGGCTGTTTTCTGGCACCGTCCAAATCGGCCCGCAGGCCTTCGGGGCCCGTTGGCTACGAGGTGACGCTGAAAAACGATGTCTTTGACGCGGTCTGTTTACAGGCCTTTGAGGACCGGGCCGAGCATATGATCACCCGCACCAGCCGAAAGGGGAAGGTCAGAACCCTTGACCTGAAGGAGATCGTCCTGACGGCCCGCCTGCACTCGCCCGTCTGCCTCCGCCTGGAGCTGATCAATGCCCCGGGTAAAACACTGCGCCCGGCCGGGGTGCTTCGGGAAATTTTCGGATTTTCGGAAGAAACAATCCGGCAGGCGACACTGATCAAGCTCTGA